The following proteins come from a genomic window of Catalinimonas alkaloidigena:
- a CDS encoding RagB/SusD family nutrient uptake outer membrane protein: MNLRKGLLFLTTALLFGCEEQLELTNPNRPTTESFWQTSDEAIRGLSSAYAAFTQDGTYMRFFPMAVDIRADDYKGDSPWIDIVQISTFNVPATSAPLIWMWSNHYQAIWRANQVLTYVPDIEMEEDLKQRVLGQAYFLRGLAFFNMRMMFKSIPLITTLQEPENYNVSQASDEEIWAQIYSDFQMAKDRLPVTYANLTGPDQGQAGRATKGAAAGFLGKAYLYNQEWQRAADEFAEIIGYGVYQLVPNYRDNFTYLNENNVESIFEIQFSRETGGGIDLGWQGEPAPTWGQTSAQAITYGADGYGFSDVLPTTWIYQEYQQERTTDDQLDPRASASIAFYNPASGDTTIYGNPWLGRAGTTIPALAPGAIYPRKFTNDGMPDYLGGNEYDWRSGINYRLMRYADVLLMYAEALNELGRTADAYPLIQQVRDRAHLPDLATTQPGLGQQAMREQLAHERALEFALEGLRYYDILRWGWLYDADKLAMLRAHDPEFNNWVPGKEFLPIPQSELNANPNLNQNPSY, encoded by the coding sequence ATGAATCTTCGAAAAGGTTTACTCTTTCTGACCACCGCACTCCTGTTCGGTTGCGAAGAACAACTGGAACTGACCAACCCCAACCGGCCCACCACCGAAAGTTTCTGGCAAACGTCAGACGAGGCCATCCGGGGGCTGAGTTCGGCCTACGCCGCCTTTACGCAGGACGGCACCTACATGCGCTTTTTCCCGATGGCGGTCGACATCCGGGCCGACGACTACAAGGGCGACAGCCCCTGGATCGACATCGTGCAGATTTCGACGTTCAACGTCCCGGCCACGTCCGCACCGCTAATCTGGATGTGGTCGAACCACTACCAGGCCATCTGGCGGGCCAACCAGGTGCTGACCTACGTGCCCGACATCGAGATGGAGGAAGACCTGAAACAGCGCGTGCTGGGGCAAGCCTACTTTCTGCGCGGGCTGGCGTTTTTCAACATGCGGATGATGTTCAAGAGCATCCCGCTCATCACCACCCTGCAGGAACCCGAGAATTATAACGTGTCGCAGGCGTCGGACGAAGAGATCTGGGCGCAGATTTACAGCGATTTCCAGATGGCCAAAGACCGCCTGCCGGTCACCTACGCCAACCTGACCGGTCCCGACCAGGGGCAGGCCGGGCGCGCAACCAAAGGCGCCGCCGCCGGATTTCTGGGCAAAGCGTACCTCTACAACCAGGAGTGGCAACGGGCCGCCGACGAGTTTGCCGAGATCATCGGGTACGGGGTCTACCAGCTGGTTCCCAACTACCGCGACAACTTCACGTACCTGAACGAGAACAACGTGGAGTCGATTTTCGAGATCCAGTTTTCGCGCGAAACCGGCGGGGGCATCGACCTCGGCTGGCAGGGCGAGCCCGCGCCCACCTGGGGACAGACCTCCGCGCAGGCGATCACCTACGGGGCCGACGGCTACGGGTTTTCCGACGTGCTGCCCACCACCTGGATCTACCAGGAATACCAACAGGAACGCACCACCGACGACCAGCTCGATCCGCGTGCCTCGGCCAGCATCGCGTTTTACAATCCGGCCAGCGGCGACACCACAATCTACGGCAACCCCTGGCTGGGGCGGGCCGGCACCACCATTCCGGCACTGGCTCCCGGCGCCATCTACCCACGGAAGTTTACCAACGACGGCATGCCCGACTACCTGGGCGGTAACGAGTACGACTGGCGGTCGGGCATCAATTACCGGCTGATGCGCTACGCCGACGTGCTGCTGATGTACGCCGAAGCGTTGAACGAACTGGGCCGCACGGCCGATGCCTATCCGCTGATTCAGCAGGTACGCGACCGCGCTCACCTACCCGACCTGGCCACTACCCAACCCGGTCTGGGGCAACAGGCAATGCGCGAGCAACTGGCTCACGAACGGGCGCTGGAGTTTGCGCTGGAAGGACTTCGCTACTACGACATTCTGCGGTGGGGATGGCTCTACGACGCCGACAAACTGGCGATGCTGCGGGCGCACGATCCCGAATTCAACAACTGGGTGCCCGGCAAAGAATTCCTGCCGATTCCGCAGAGCGAGTTGAACGCCAACCCGAACCTGAACCAGAATCCGAGTTACTAA